A single genomic interval of Mycobacterium sp. DL592 harbors:
- a CDS encoding MCE family protein: MTRRDSVRRVAVIASCIAVSTSGCAFGGLNSLPLPGTVGHGEGSKTYHVEIANVGQLESNSPVLVGDVVVGSVGKMTVSDWHADVEVSVKPGIVIPANAVATVGQTSLLGSMHLALNPPLGEAPSGVLQPGATLGLNQSSTYPSTEQTLSALSVVVNGGGLGQIGDIVREFSAALGGREDKIRDLLTQLNDFVGLLSEQRDSINAAVTSLNKLAGTFAGQREVLTSALNRIPPALDVLINERPRITTALEKFRDFSNLATGLVNDAGADLVRNLQNLEPTLKALADVGPKLDTALAYFPTFPYTQSFVDRAIRGDYMNQFIIFDFTVPRLKRGLFLGTSWGDENAKLVPAPGDPWYATYTYDPLQAPLTPTPAQVADIPPLVNPAPVSQSALNVDTPAAHGTGTGPLPGPAPDAAPQDGGGN; encoded by the coding sequence ATGACCCGTCGTGACTCGGTGCGCCGGGTGGCTGTGATCGCGTCGTGTATCGCTGTCAGCACCAGCGGCTGTGCGTTCGGCGGTCTCAATTCACTGCCGCTGCCCGGAACGGTCGGCCACGGTGAAGGCTCGAAGACATATCACGTTGAGATCGCCAATGTCGGTCAGCTCGAGTCGAATTCGCCCGTCCTGGTCGGCGATGTGGTGGTGGGCAGCGTCGGGAAGATGACGGTGTCCGACTGGCACGCCGATGTCGAGGTATCGGTCAAGCCGGGCATCGTGATCCCGGCGAACGCGGTGGCGACGGTGGGGCAGACCAGCCTGCTCGGCTCGATGCACCTTGCCCTCAATCCGCCGCTGGGCGAGGCACCGAGTGGGGTACTGCAGCCCGGTGCCACCCTCGGTCTGAACCAGTCCTCGACATACCCGTCGACCGAGCAGACGTTGTCGGCGCTGTCAGTCGTTGTCAACGGCGGCGGCTTGGGCCAGATCGGGGACATCGTCCGGGAATTCAGCGCCGCACTGGGCGGCCGCGAGGACAAGATCCGGGATCTGCTGACCCAGCTCAACGACTTCGTCGGACTGCTCTCCGAACAGCGAGACAGCATCAATGCCGCGGTGACGTCGCTGAACAAACTGGCCGGTACGTTCGCGGGTCAGCGTGAGGTTCTCACCAGCGCGCTGAACCGGATTCCGCCCGCCCTGGACGTGCTGATCAACGAGCGGCCCCGGATCACCACCGCGCTGGAGAAGTTCCGCGACTTCTCGAACCTGGCTACGGGTTTGGTCAACGACGCCGGCGCAGATCTGGTCCGCAACCTGCAGAACCTGGAGCCGACGTTGAAGGCTCTCGCGGATGTGGGACCCAAGCTCGACACCGCGCTGGCCTATTTCCCCACGTTCCCCTACACCCAGAGTTTCGTCGACCGGGCCATCCGCGGCGACTACATGAACCAGTTCATCATCTTCGACTTCACGGTGCCCCGGCTCAAGCGCGGCCTGTTCCTGGGGACGAGCTGGGGCGACGAGAACGCCAAACTGGTTCCCGCCCCCGGTGACCCGTGGTACGCGACCTACACCTACGACCCCCTGCAGGCGCCGCTGACGCCGACACCTGCTCAGGTCGCCGACATCCCGCCATTGGTCAACCCGGCACCGGTGTCGCAGTCGGCGCTGAACGTCGACACGCCTGCGGCACACGGCACGGGAACCGGCCCGCTGCCCGGACCGGCACCGGATGCGGCGCCGCAGGACGGAGGGGGCAACTAA
- a CDS encoding MCE family protein, which produces MLTRFVRNQLIIFTIASIVGIAVMVMTYMQAPTLLGIGRMTVKLELPTTGGLYQFSNVTYRGVQLGKVTEVRPTKTGAEATLSLDTSPKVPADLQARVLSVSAVGEQYVDLVPRTDSGPYLENGAVIPAKNTTVPQAVGPMLDQVSALLKSIPKDRIPDLLQESFKALNGTADNLSTLADSASRLAADFNGSGDQARTLIEDSRPLLDGQLASTDSIRTWARSLAGISGQLVTDDPQWRAILQNGPGAANEASALLNQVKPTLPVLLANLTTVGQVAVTYHASLEQLLVLLPPYIASLQSIGPLNNPTGMAKGDFTVGISDPPACTVGFLPPSSWRSPADLSDIDTPDGLYCKLPQDSPIAVRGARNYPCQAEPGKRAPTAELCDSDKPFEPLAMRQHATGPYPFDPNLVSQGIPPDDRTTLNDNIYGPLQGTPRPPGPDPAAPPPPAQAPVAPAAAQAPAPGAPPAIPNPAPIDTGGAVAPSAYTGGASGPSVAIATYDPATGQYATPDGSVFRQSDLVKPGADRSWKDLLPTT; this is translated from the coding sequence ATGCTGACGCGCTTCGTTCGCAACCAGCTGATCATTTTCACGATCGCCTCGATCGTGGGGATCGCGGTCATGGTGATGACCTATATGCAGGCCCCGACACTGCTGGGCATCGGCCGGATGACGGTCAAGCTCGAACTGCCCACGACCGGTGGGCTCTATCAGTTCTCGAATGTCACCTACCGCGGTGTTCAGCTCGGCAAGGTCACCGAAGTGCGGCCTACCAAGACCGGCGCCGAGGCCACCCTGTCGCTGGACACCTCCCCGAAGGTGCCCGCCGATCTGCAGGCCAGAGTGCTCAGCGTGTCGGCAGTCGGTGAGCAGTATGTCGACCTGGTGCCGCGCACCGACTCCGGGCCATACCTGGAGAACGGCGCGGTGATCCCGGCCAAGAACACCACCGTCCCGCAGGCGGTCGGGCCGATGCTCGATCAGGTCAGTGCCTTGCTCAAGAGCATTCCCAAGGACCGGATTCCGGATCTTCTGCAGGAGTCGTTCAAAGCTCTCAACGGCACCGCGGACAATCTGAGCACGCTGGCCGACTCGGCCTCCCGGCTGGCCGCTGACTTCAACGGTTCCGGGGACCAGGCCCGCACTCTGATCGAGGACAGCCGCCCGCTGCTCGACGGCCAGCTGGCGTCCACGGATTCGATTCGGACCTGGGCACGCAGCCTGGCCGGGATCAGCGGACAGTTGGTGACCGATGATCCGCAGTGGCGTGCCATCCTGCAGAACGGCCCGGGTGCAGCCAATGAGGCCTCAGCGCTGCTGAATCAGGTCAAGCCCACCCTGCCGGTGTTGCTGGCCAACCTCACCACGGTGGGGCAGGTCGCGGTGACCTACCACGCCTCCCTCGAGCAGCTGCTGGTGCTGCTGCCGCCCTACATCGCGTCGCTGCAGTCCATCGGGCCGTTGAACAACCCGACCGGAATGGCCAAGGGCGACTTCACCGTCGGCATCAGCGACCCGCCGGCGTGCACCGTCGGCTTCCTGCCGCCGTCGTCGTGGCGTTCCCCCGCGGACCTGTCCGATATCGACACACCGGACGGGCTGTATTGCAAGCTGCCGCAGGACTCGCCAATTGCCGTCCGCGGCGCGCGTAACTATCCGTGCCAGGCTGAGCCGGGTAAGCGGGCACCGACTGCCGAACTGTGTGACAGCGACAAACCATTCGAGCCGCTGGCGATGCGTCAGCACGCGACCGGGCCCTACCCGTTCGACCCGAACCTGGTGTCACAAGGCATTCCGCCGGATGACCGGACGACGTTGAACGACAACATCTACGGTCCGCTGCAGGGCACCCCGCGTCCGCCAGGGCCCGATCCGGCGGCACCACCGCCGCCCGCGCAGGCGCCGGTGGCCCCCGCCGCGGCACAGGCTCCGGCACCCGGGGCGCCGCCCGCGATTCCCAATCCCGCGCCGATCGACACCGGCGGTGCCGTGGCGCCGAGTGCGTACACCGGCGGCGCATCCGGTCCGTCGGTCGCCATTGCGACCTACGATCCGGCCACCGGCCAGTACGCCACCCCGGACGGCAGCGTCTTCCGGCAGTCGGACCTGGTCAAGCCGGGCGCTGATCGGTCGTGGAAAGACCTGTTGCCCACTACATGA